From a region of the Procambarus clarkii isolate CNS0578487 chromosome 2, FALCON_Pclarkii_2.0, whole genome shotgun sequence genome:
- the LOC138367353 gene encoding zinc finger protein 626-like, protein MTTKIMIRTGDKPHKCPECPAKFKDLSTLTWHMFVHSKNNPNKCPKCEKKFKKPIGLRHHLLIHSDDRPHECPKCERKFKNDGTLRHHMLVHSEDRPHECPECGKRFKDPRILKNHLLVHSEDRPHECPECEKRFKSSGTLKRHLLVHSDKLHQCPECARQFKNHHNMKRHMLLHMNDEPHKCPDCGKSYSFCGNMKKRVKVNTGDTSHKCEKSQLTNMKRQEEVHSDDRVNRCPSEQHEAEEASVPQNMLVKFENESDEFSRSNKCNGVDVH, encoded by the coding sequence ATGACAACTAAAATAATGATTCGTACTGGTGATAAGCCCCACAAGTGTCCCGAGTGCCCAGCAAAATTCAAGGATCTTAGCACTTTGACATGGCACATGTTTGTACATtctaaaaataatccaaacaagtGTCCCAAGTGCGAGAAGAAATTCAAGAAACCTATAGGTTTGAGACACCATCTGTTAATACATTCGGATGATAGGCCTCACGAGTGTCCTAAGTGTGAAAGAAAATTTAAAAACGATGGAACTTTGAGAcatcacatgttagtacattcagaagataggcctcacgagtgtcctgagtgtgggaAAAGGTTCAAGGACCCTAGAATTTTGAAAAATCACCTGTTAGTACATTCAGAAGATAGGCCTCACGAGTGTCCGGAGTGTGAGAAAAGGTTCAAGTCCTCTGGAACGTTGAAACGACACCTGTTGGTACATTCTGATAAGCTTCACCAGTGTCCTGAGTGTGCAAGACAATTCAAAAACCATCACAATATGAAACGGCACATGTTACTACATATGAACGatgaacctcataagtgtcctgaTTGTGGCAAAAGTTACAGTTTTTGTGGAAATATGAAGAAACGTGTAAAAGTGAATACAGGTGATACGTCTCACAAGTGTGAGAAAAGTCAACTTACAAATATGAAGAGGCAGGAAGAGGTGCACTCTGATGATAGAGTTAATCGGTGCCCCAGCGAGCAACACGAAGCAGAAGAGGCATCAGTTCCACAAAATATGTTAGTGAAGTTTGAGAATGAATCTGATGAGTTTTCTAGAAGCAACAAGTGTAATGGAGTGGATGTTCATTGA